The region CCATCTCAACTGAAAGCGAAGTAGAAAAGCGCTCTCCTCCAACCCACAAAAGTTGGGTTCCTCGAGGCCACACTATACCACCATTGTTCTGCATCCGCCATATTTTGGTGAACGGGGTAGATGGAGCCATCAAGGTACCATCCATTACATTGACATCCAAAACAAAGCGACTGTCAAGCCTCCTATCAGGCTTATGAGGTCGAAGGGGCTTCATCGCAAGACCTCTTAAAATAGGAGTTCTGGCTAATGGTTGTGGCAACTAGAGAAAtagaaaaacaaataaacaaaggcAATGAGAATTTAAAGcaaatattatataaatagaGTGGACAGAAGAATTGATTATGTATATATGCGTACTTTCCCAAGAGGACCCTTGAATAGCCGTGGATGACGAAAAGGAATTGGGTGGTCAATTCTTACATAATCAGTCTCATTACCCATTTCTGAAAAGCAATTACTGCAGAGATCATAGTCTTCTTTCCTgcaacacaataataaaataaaaaacataaactagGAGTTCAGCAATAATTAACAATATTGAAATTAGAACTCAAAGCTACATCAAGATAGTTACACTTCAGACTTGTATCTGGTTCCAGTTATAGGATGGACACCACAGCCATCACAGCGTATGCCTCTATGAAATATTCCACCACTCATGGTTTCAGCGTGATTTCTTTTAAATGAATGGCAGGGACGTAAGGCAACAGGAGGCAAAGGGAGATTATCTACAACAGGTACTCCAGAAAGTGGACATTCATTGAAAGGATTAAAATCGTAACCAGAGGTCGGGACAGAACTTGAggaagcatcacaaccacaaccGACCGGCTTTGCTTTATCACTGTTTAcctgcttcttcttcttcttgtcatCATCATCACCAACAGTGGCTGATGCGGACTTCACATGAGTAGGCTCAAATGCATAACATTCAGCAGGATGTTTATTAAGATCAACAAAAGGAAAATGACCAGAACCATGGACATTTCCCACGTCCACCTGATTGCTTTTGGGCACTTCTTCATTGTTATTTGGGCTTGATTCTGGGGCCTTAGAGGAGAATTGTGGGTTGCCAGCATCATTTGATCCAGCAGCAGCTGATGGAGCCCTGGGGATCTCAGCAGCCTCGTCTTGTGTGCCAGCCTCTCCAACAGAGGGAGACACTGAATCTGGAGTCAGTAAAGACTGCCCCATCTTTGAGAAGAACTCAACAAGCTCAGATGCAATTGGATTTGAAGATGCAACTTTTGAAGCGCCATCAAGAGAGAGCTTTAAAAGTGCTGCCCCAAGTGGCTCTGGTAGAGATTTCAACACTTCAGCAGCAACATAGCTCGTATTTGGCAAAGGATGCTGAACATGAGGAGATCTTGAAGGAGTAGAACTTCCACTTGGTCTAGCATTTGATCTACCACCTCTGTCATTGTTCAGATGTACATTAATCCTCAAAAATTTTAGCTCTTGCCTCATAGCATCACGTAGATCATCATCGTCAACAAGTGACACAACATCCCCATCTTCATCGACATATGTCATAATTATATCAGCATCAAGGTTAAAACTAAACAGACTAGCAACTTTCGCCCTCAATCCAGCCATGTCAAGCTCCAGCTCATCATCCTCGCTGAGCTTAGCATTAAAGCGTCTAAGTGTATCCCCATACTTAACCTGCAACATAAGCAAAGGCATAACAAATGAAAATTATTGTTATACAATAGATGAACAATGATTTGAAAAAGATacctaacaaaaaaaataaagaatttgaCCATCAAATATGGGTAAGAGAACCAGTTTGCTAGAATATTCTCAAACTTAAATTTTTCTGAACACATGCGTATAAGCCCAATTTATAAAAACACAAGTATCAAACATACCAAATTTTAAATTACAACACAAATACAGCAGTCAAAAGCACAGAACAACTGATTATAGCATAAAGGAAACAATTAGAACAAGACTACACTCAAaccattacaaaaaaaaaaaaaaaaaccttcagAATTCATGAGCCAACACACACAGATCCTATTGATCATTGTTTAAATTGGTAAGAGAAAACATAGATTTGGACATTGAAATCTCCAAGAGTAAGGGCAAATACTAGACGCCCTAAGAGTGGTCGTGCAAATCAAACATCTCATTTAGACCTTCCAATCTCTATCTACAGTCCTTCACTGATCAAAATTGATCCCTGAGTCTCTATTTATTTGCTTTCCAATCagagaaccaaaaaaaaaaaaacaaagccatatctctaacaaccaaaCTAAACAAACTAAACCTCACTCAAAAGCCACTGTTTCCACAAAATCAAAACCAACACTtatgataataaaatataaaaaaaaatccattttTTTCCAAGCTTTTTTTCTCGACAAGcaaacagaaaagaaaaaaaaaaaaaaaaaaaccccatcaaattaaaatcaaaagaatttaggaaagaaagaaaacaaaaaacgACCTTGATCACCATGGTCGACGCCATAACTTCACCtagaaatgaagaaaaaaacgTGATCACGCGTCCCTGTAAGCCGCGAAAACCAGCAAATATTCACAGAGAAGGAAACCCTAAGTGGAGAGAAATCGCACAATTCTAAACTAAAAATGGGATAAAAACTATGAGAGAAAAGGGGAATGGAGAAATATATGTTGGGTTAACCTCCAAATTTTGTTGGAATTTACGAAAAGTTACTTAAAAAGCTCAAAAGACTAACAAGCGTATCCATAATCCGCTATTATAGCCTCTACAACTTCCTCAATTAACTatctatttttataaaaatattcaaatttttaattttaattttgttaagatgaaagaaaaataagtatTTAGGAATATATGTATGTGGTTTCGTGTCTGTATATAAAGCTCGCTGCTCTCTTACGGTTTGGCTTAGCCACTAAGAAATCTTCTTGACTATTTCGTTTCTTTTCCAAAAGGAAATCTATAATCGGTTTCTAACTTCTTCTCCAAACTAAATAAAATTTAccaattaaatttttatttttttttagtaaaatatgatatgatattttataattaatttggagtATTCAATATTACTAAGGGCATGATTGGAAAACTCAATTTTCAtaaagtgtattaagaaataaaaataaaatatgttttttaaAATGTGATAGATTCAttatttaaaagatgtattttagttttaaaatacgGAATTGGTTGGGAttctgaaaatataaaaaaataataaatttatagttagataaaacttgattttttatttttgattttagAATATAAAATTAGAATACTGATTTGAATACTATTTTCAAAACTATCTTACCAATCACTTATTCTTGTAAGTCCTACTATTTTCAAGATTTTAAAGTATCTCCACATGGCCCATACGATGCACATTTTCCTTATGGGGACGAGGCCCCGCGGGGACCCACCCCTAATGGGGAGGGGAATTCCCGTCTAAATGGGGAACGGGGTGGGGAGAGGGATAACTTTCAATTCTCGAATGTTAAATGGGGCGAGGACGGGGATAGCACTCCCTGCCTCGACAGGCCccgtttaattttttatatatttttgtaatattttatatgtattctatatctttctttatgtgtttttgtagtataatagtaaattttttaatattttaaaatttatttaggatagtgtttaatattttaaataataaatattgtgcaatatttttatttacatataatttacgatttttattttaaaatttattttttaaataaatgggttccccGTGGGGATTCCCCGTGGGGATTCCCCGCCCCAATAGGGGATTCCCCACCCCGTCCCTGACGAAGAATAAGCGGGGATGgggctgtaacgccctaatctccagggaccgttacggtgtgcatttaaacagtgctaaactcgttaaccgAGTTATTTgggcataatcgtgtaactaagtatgattagcagtttagggttaaaaaaattggttaaaatataacgtttcactaaaacgtttactgtatacattgggatcccaaaaatataatttaaaggtttattacaacaaaatatttacaaccagccggcctaagcagcaaaatagggtttaactctagttcctctttaaaccctcggccatggcggtcgagcagccgcatatgtacacatcgccacctaagctcttcaactcaaggatgatccagctttcttttgcctttacctgcaccacatagcacctgtgagccgaagcccagcaaaaaaactcaatatgctcatgaacaagtaataacatgttactaagtcataataggcatgcctagcagtaataacccaacTACTGCATGCAAGCTGGTACAAATAAATATATGCGAAGTCcggcgctctgagtagatgactaataagtctctcgctctgaggtagttgactaataagtctctctgaagtaaatgactaataagtcattctaaGCAGTTGAATAATAAGTCACTCTTTAAtatatatgactaataagtctatcttggtcaAATGACTGATAAATCCATCTCGaacagatgattgataagtctatctcaatcagatgactgataagtctatctcggtcagatgactgataagtctatctcggtcaggtgactgataagtctgtcccggtcagatgactgataagtctatctcggtcagatgactgataagtccatctcgaagGTCCCATActctcctagccatgtgacgtgtaggtcaccttagcctttacagctctgactctaagtaactagcctttagactagacaagtgcttttagttttcatcaaacttgaggtcggtccggcattaatgctcctgatgagtcattcaatgcagatatcgattagatctaatcttcatcggcttgcgttaaacacgctaaaatcgtccttaactcataagtcaatgccatacgaccagtgctcggtaccactgccgaacttgacaagtaagtcacagcttcacagttaataccgacaacattgccgattctgactaataagtcagtgccattcacaagtgagcaagatttgctaagcatttaatatgcaaccaATTTCCACGTTTAAGCACTCAACATacttcaataataaccatgcatgtcacatatggggtgtagttttcttacctctggttcgagcgagaaataacaaataagtgactcttgagaacgatcaatcatttgatcccttagtggtcacctagtcataaccaatatggaatccatcaatatagtaaatcaataaaaggttcataatctGAAACCTCACTCCCAAGAATAATCCCGAGCTCTCaggacttccaatccacccaacgggatagtggaaccaacccccgagcccccaaagtcatcctgAGCCTTAAAAATATGCCTTGCTGAGAATGacctagcgctggggtgctacccTAAGTCAGAGAGAATCccactctctgccctgcctagcgctggggtgctgccCTAAGTCAGAGAGAATCccactctctgccctgcctagtgcTGGGGCACCACCTACAGACCAaatttttctggtcttctcccctacgACTTCCCCTGAAATCCATGCCTCCAAACCAaccccaaacatcatccaaacatgtcatttaaccccaaaacttcatccataccACAACCCCATCAAAACCTAAGAAAACTTTctaaaaaacttccatgaattcacaactactcacttcaaatttctcaactgaaaactaaatgaaaaatagagtataaccagaatttcatggctgaatccttacctcaaatttGAATTGAGTCCtcctcaatggttgaactaaggttctaagctccaaaccttgattcccacacttgaatcctcaaacctagcttcaaaattcccaaagggaaggaagagaaaatgatgaacggttgaagaggaagaaggtgaatgggatgctctgttttctacaaattccacagccttctagtTTTTAAacatatcctaaggtcaaatgacctaaatgcccctaagCCTATTCATTTCCTTTTcaagccaccaagggcaaaaccatctTTTCCCgactatctcgttaatcataattaacgccctcaaATCCTGCTAtttccaaaattctcaaataccaataaatcatatctcattactcttcaattcctggtaatgttctaatccttaaattaccccgagactaACCCTGAGCCCTgaaatcaaccccgttatgaccagaccgataacttgtattcaaagatcgtctcatgccgaatggctcgaacaaatccacattataatgtggtcttattcaaaattcaccaacatgcatgaaaatacacaattacgccctcaacaggccaaattaccgaaatgtccttataatgaaatgtggacccatatgcatgcatttatcatcatataataatataattcacataaacatgcatataatcatttaataacacaataaattaattatggtccttccaacctcctaatcaaggtcataaaccttattagggattttggagcATTACATGGGCGGGGACGgggattaaaaatataaatggggaCGGGGACGGGGGGAGCACTCCCCGCCAATTCCCCGCCCCATGTGCATCACTACGCATGggtgattaaaaaatatattctttaaaTACTTTTTCTATAAATTCCAAATAATTAAAGtaataaaaacaaaattcaaacaacttgttgtaggctagattttatttatttattattgttgttaattaTAAACTTTGCTTGATGTTTtgtaaaaattataaattatgtataaataaatttattttttatggaAGAGTTATTTTGACCGATTACCCGTTTagatcatttatttttaaaaattaacttttagacctcgtgttttgtcaaaatgttaataataataataataataatagatagatcaattatttgaatattatattttgaccctttattttttaaaaaaattaatatttggaccatgtatttattcaaaaaattaaaaattctttataaaaaagtaaattatatatataatttacttttgtATAAaggttcacactattttgaacattatattttagtcgattacccatttggactttttatttttaaacattaacttttagacctcgtgttttttcaaaatgttaaaaataggaatatatagattattttaaccaattgtattttagtcgattacttgtttgaaccctttatttttaaaaaccaattttttgaCCTGTGTTTTGTGttaaaaatagaaatagatagagtatttattattattattattattattattattattattattattattattattattattattattataatatagatGAAATTTTTTAATTGACatctattataattattgttagaataaaaaatgagaaaaagagagaaaatagatagagttttCCCTTGATTAATTAATAAGCATAAATTAGAAGAATAGAATAAAAAGTGAGAGAAATAacgtttattattatatttataacttataattta is a window of Humulus lupulus chromosome 4, drHumLupu1.1, whole genome shotgun sequence DNA encoding:
- the LOC133830231 gene encoding protein NBR1 homolog isoform X2, whose translation is MASTMVIKVKYGDTLRRFNAKLSEDDELELDMAGLRAKVASLFSFNLDADIIMTYVDEDGDVVSLVDDDDLRDAMRQELKFLRINVHLNNDRGGRSNARPSGSSTPSRSPHVQHPLPNTSYVAAEVLKSLPEPLGAALLKLSLDGASKVASSNPIASELVEFFSKMGQSLLTPDSVSPSVGEAGTQDEAAEIPRAPSAAAGSNDAGNPQFSSKAPESSPNNNEEVPKSNQVDVGNVHGSGHFPFVDLNKHPAECYAFEPTHVKSASATVGDDDDKKKKKQVNSDKAKPVGCGCDASSSSVPTSGYDFNPFNECPLSGVPVVDNLPLPPVALRPCHSFKRNHAETMSGGIFHRGIRCDGCGVHPITGTRYKKEDYDLCSNCFSEMGNETDYVRIDHPIPFRHPRLFKGPLGKLPQPLARTPILRGLAMKPLRPHKPDRRLDSRFVLDVNVMDGTLMAPSTPFTKIWRMQNNGGIVWPRGTQLLWVGGERFSTSLSVEMEIPADGVPVNNELDIAVDFIAPKHPGRYISYWRLASPTGQKFGQRVWVLIQVDNSLKDTLSSSLQTVTSDLPSSSRGDKCSQVVNVDLNTDAEPDFFRPWSTSFSGDNSVPVEPDASIIGWKSKDELEQNFPINDSLLVDQRVLTSPATEASSSVSYPIIDLREDATAPAPVPATAPAPVPAIVPRLPKALIAPPPVPVLVPHLPNTVISPLPAPAPATAPALSPVIVPLPVSATAPALAPATAPVLVPTPEILVSAPSTSLSLVDPTPATLEENLLNELQEMGFKQTELNKEILRMNKYNLEQSLDDLCGVAEWDPILEELMEMGFCDTETNKRLLVKNNGSIKRVVMDLVNGESA
- the LOC133830231 gene encoding protein NBR1 homolog isoform X1, with product MASTMVIKVKYGDTLRRFNAKLSEDDELELDMAGLRAKVASLFSFNLDADIIMTYVDEDGDVVSLVDDDDLRDAMRQELKFLRINVHLNNDRGGRSNARPSGSSTPSRSPHVQHPLPNTSYVAAEVLKSLPEPLGAALLKLSLDGASKVASSNPIASELVEFFSKMGQSLLTPDSVSPSVGEAGTQDEAAEIPRAPSAAAGSNDAGNPQFSSKAPESSPNNNEEVPKSNQVDVGNVHGSGHFPFVDLNKHPAECYAFEPTHVKSASATVGDDDDKKKKKQVNSDKAKPVGCGCDASSSSVPTSGYDFNPFNECPLSGVPVVDNLPLPPVALRPCHSFKRNHAETMSGGIFHRGIRCDGCGVHPITGTRYKSEVKEDYDLCSNCFSEMGNETDYVRIDHPIPFRHPRLFKGPLGKLPQPLARTPILRGLAMKPLRPHKPDRRLDSRFVLDVNVMDGTLMAPSTPFTKIWRMQNNGGIVWPRGTQLLWVGGERFSTSLSVEMEIPADGVPVNNELDIAVDFIAPKHPGRYISYWRLASPTGQKFGQRVWVLIQVDNSLKDTLSSSLQTVTSDLPSSSRGDKCSQVVNVDLNTDAEPDFFRPWSTSFSGDNSVPVEPDASIIGWKSKDELEQNFPINDSLLVDQRVLTSPATEASSSVSYPIIDLREDATAPAPVPATAPAPVPAIVPRLPKALIAPPPVPVLVPHLPNTVISPLPAPAPATAPALSPVIVPLPVSATAPALAPATAPVLVPTPEILVSAPSTSLSLVDPTPATLEENLLNELQEMGFKQTELNKEILRMNKYNLEQSLDDLCGVAEWDPILEELMEMGFCDTETNKRLLVKNNGSIKRVVMDLVNGESA